One stretch of Amycolatopsis sp. NBC_00345 DNA includes these proteins:
- a CDS encoding Dabb family protein, producing MIVNLLRFSFREDVGEAGREAVLAAMRRTAGVESAAFGTVGRDLGDPAEGYTHAYCVGVEGLEALERYLHDPVHLAGDHEILPRLARLSAVRFTDDGDPAVGAKIAGLHQAKLAKYPEWARLLDAIPRADVRA from the coding sequence ATGATCGTCAACCTGTTGCGGTTCAGCTTCCGCGAAGACGTCGGGGAGGCCGGCCGCGAGGCCGTGCTGGCCGCCATGCGGCGCACGGCCGGCGTGGAGTCGGCCGCCTTCGGCACGGTCGGCCGGGACCTCGGCGACCCGGCCGAGGGCTACACCCACGCGTACTGCGTCGGCGTCGAAGGCCTCGAAGCCCTGGAGCGGTACCTGCACGACCCGGTGCACCTGGCCGGCGACCACGAGATCCTGCCGCGCCTGGCCCGGTTGTCCGCGGTGCGGTTCACCGACGACGGCGACCCCGCGGTCGGTGCGAAGATTGCCGGGCTGCACCAGGCGAAACTGGCGAAGTACCCCGAGTGGGCTCGCCTGCTCGACGCCATCCCGCGGGCCGACGTCCGCGCCTGA
- a CDS encoding enoyl-CoA hydratase/isomerase family protein: MENIGLEIKSGVATVTLRRPPDNRFHKPMVDEFDRALDEVVSQKARALVLAGDGPDFCHGGDIVPWEALEPGEWAAQLEHFAYVFNRLEHLPIPVIAAVQGLCNGGAFELVLRADIIFAAKSARFSHSEQTLGLVTALGGVYRSAERVGPLLAYEWSLTSEEIPAEVMHRHGGVNRVVEDADLLTEATQFAEKLANGPTLAHGAHKVLVRTWAIGGVAAADNVVADVYLPLLKSDDWKKGLKNGIAAYRAGKPRPLIEFEGR; the protein is encoded by the coding sequence ATGGAAAACATCGGACTCGAAATCAAGTCGGGCGTCGCCACGGTCACCCTGCGGAGGCCGCCCGACAACCGGTTCCACAAGCCCATGGTCGACGAATTCGACCGCGCCCTCGACGAGGTCGTCAGCCAGAAGGCCCGCGCGCTGGTGCTGGCCGGTGACGGGCCGGACTTCTGCCACGGCGGGGACATCGTTCCCTGGGAGGCGCTGGAGCCGGGGGAGTGGGCGGCCCAGCTGGAGCACTTCGCCTACGTGTTCAACCGGCTCGAGCACCTGCCCATCCCGGTCATCGCCGCCGTCCAGGGCCTGTGCAATGGTGGCGCGTTCGAACTCGTCCTCCGCGCCGACATCATCTTCGCGGCGAAATCCGCGCGATTCAGTCATTCGGAGCAGACGCTGGGCCTCGTCACGGCGCTGGGCGGGGTCTACCGCTCGGCTGAGCGAGTGGGGCCGCTGCTGGCCTACGAATGGTCACTCACGTCCGAAGAAATTCCCGCCGAAGTAATGCATCGGCACGGCGGCGTGAATCGGGTGGTCGAGGATGCCGACCTGCTCACGGAAGCCACGCAGTTCGCGGAGAAGCTCGCCAACGGTCCGACGCTGGCCCACGGGGCGCACAAGGTACTGGTGCGGACCTGGGCGATCGGCGGCGTCGCGGCGGCCGACAATGTCGTGGCGGATGTGTACCTGCCCCTGTTGAAGTCCGACGACTGGAAAAAGGGCCTCAAGAACGGAATCGCCGCGTACCGCGCGGGCAAGCCGCGTCCGCTGATCGAATTCGAAGGGCGCTGA
- a CDS encoding TetR/AcrR family transcriptional regulator: protein MGITKQQTAANKDAIVAAADGLFRERGVDAVGLNELMGAAGLTRGGFYNHFASKDALVDSVLAKAMADGAGNLERAIAAAQARGSDPLAERVDWYLSPEHRADIESGCPNASFAGDARRLDPAARGHYAKGLAENIDRLTQTVDATGLSEGERRTRAIALFSEMAGSLLLSRAVADADPALSDEILDSARTDLHHRIGTAKA, encoded by the coding sequence ATGGGCATCACGAAGCAGCAGACAGCAGCGAACAAGGACGCGATCGTCGCCGCCGCGGACGGTCTGTTCCGCGAGCGCGGCGTCGACGCGGTCGGCCTCAACGAGCTGATGGGCGCGGCCGGCCTGACCCGTGGCGGCTTCTACAACCACTTCGCTTCCAAGGACGCGCTCGTGGATTCCGTGCTGGCCAAGGCGATGGCGGACGGAGCCGGCAACCTCGAGCGCGCCATCGCGGCCGCCCAGGCCCGTGGCAGCGATCCACTGGCCGAGCGCGTCGACTGGTATCTCTCACCCGAGCACCGGGCCGACATCGAGTCGGGCTGTCCCAACGCGAGCTTCGCCGGCGACGCCCGCCGGCTGGACCCGGCCGCGCGCGGCCATTACGCCAAGGGCCTCGCGGAAAATATCGACCGTCTCACCCAGACTGTCGACGCCACCGGGCTCAGCGAGGGCGAGCGGCGAACGCGGGCCATCGCGCTGTTCAGCGAAATGGCCGGCTCGCTGCTCCTGTCCCGCGCGGTCGCCGACGCCGACCCGGCCCTCTCCGACGAGATCCTCGACAGCGCCCGCACCGACCTGCACCACCGCATCGGCACGGCCAAGGCGTGA
- a CDS encoding ABC transporter substrate-binding protein — protein sequence MSPKPRLALLVAALVGLATLTACGSSTSDASGEVVLRVGDQTGATQSRLKAAGLLDHLPYKIEWTQFAAAVNLNEALRADAIDIGGANDSPTVTAIAGGSKIKVAAAWSNGGKGTYILVPKDSPIHTLADLRGKRVSPTTRGSVAHYLVIGALKQAGLSDKDVTLNFLAPSEANSAFATGSIDAWATWSVYAARARGELGARVLSDGAGINSGLNVLSATDTALADPRKRTAIQDFASRVDKGYTWSKDNPAAFDQWYAGFAHQPIAVATQVRPDETTYQRIPVDAALAGQLQKTYDTWVRQGLFPGGKDLSKYLDSGIDPR from the coding sequence ATGTCTCCGAAACCCCGGCTCGCCCTGCTCGTGGCCGCCCTGGTCGGCCTCGCCACGCTCACCGCGTGCGGATCATCCACTTCGGACGCTTCGGGCGAGGTGGTGCTGCGCGTCGGCGACCAGACCGGCGCCACGCAGTCCCGGCTGAAGGCCGCCGGGCTGCTCGACCACTTGCCGTACAAGATCGAGTGGACGCAGTTCGCCGCGGCCGTCAACCTGAACGAGGCCCTGCGCGCCGACGCGATCGACATCGGCGGCGCCAACGACTCCCCCACTGTCACCGCGATCGCCGGCGGCTCGAAGATCAAGGTCGCGGCGGCCTGGAGCAACGGCGGCAAGGGCACGTACATCCTGGTGCCGAAGGACAGCCCGATCCACACGCTCGCCGACCTCAGGGGCAAGCGGGTGTCCCCGACCACCCGCGGCAGCGTCGCGCACTACCTGGTGATCGGCGCGCTGAAGCAGGCCGGGCTCTCGGACAAGGACGTCACGCTGAACTTCCTCGCCCCGTCCGAGGCGAACTCCGCGTTCGCGACCGGCAGCATCGACGCCTGGGCCACCTGGAGCGTCTACGCGGCCCGCGCCCGCGGCGAGCTCGGCGCGCGGGTGCTCAGCGACGGCGCGGGCATCAACAGCGGGCTGAACGTCCTGTCCGCCACCGACACCGCGCTGGCCGACCCGCGCAAGCGAACCGCCATCCAGGACTTCGCGAGCCGCGTCGACAAGGGCTACACCTGGTCGAAGGACAACCCCGCGGCGTTCGACCAGTGGTACGCCGGCTTCGCGCATCAGCCGATCGCGGTGGCCACCCAGGTCCGCCCGGACGAGACGACCTACCAGCGCATCCCGGTCGACGCCGCGCTCGCCGGCCAGCTGCAGAAGACCTACGACACCTGGGTCCGGCAAGGGCTTTTCCCCGGCGGCAAGGACCTGAGCAAGTACCTCGACTCCGGCATCGATCCGCGATGA
- a CDS encoding SDR family NAD(P)-dependent oxidoreductase, protein MGKLQGKVAVVTGGTAGIGLAVAKLFVAEGAYVFITGRREKELYEAVKEIGDNVTGVQGDVADLADLDRLYRTVEANGRIDIVFANAGLGEFVPLEDITEEHFEKIFNINVKGALFTVQKALPLLNDGGSIILTGSVAGAKGTSGFTVYGASKAAVRNFVRGWTVELKDRRIRSNVLSPGPIATPLTDSQPPDTIATIASTIPMGRLGESGEVAKAALFLASDDSSFVTGIELFVDGGRAQI, encoded by the coding sequence ATGGGCAAGTTGCAGGGGAAAGTAGCGGTCGTCACCGGCGGCACGGCCGGGATCGGGCTCGCGGTGGCGAAGCTTTTCGTCGCCGAAGGCGCCTATGTGTTCATCACGGGACGCCGGGAGAAGGAACTCTACGAAGCCGTGAAGGAGATCGGTGACAACGTCACCGGTGTTCAGGGCGACGTCGCCGACCTGGCCGACCTCGACCGCCTCTACCGGACCGTCGAGGCGAATGGGCGGATCGACATCGTCTTCGCCAACGCGGGCCTGGGCGAGTTCGTTCCGCTCGAAGACATCACGGAAGAGCACTTCGAAAAGATCTTCAACATCAATGTGAAGGGCGCCCTCTTCACGGTGCAGAAGGCGCTCCCGCTGCTGAACGACGGCGGATCCATCATCCTCACCGGTTCCGTGGCCGGCGCCAAGGGGACCTCGGGTTTCACCGTCTACGGCGCGAGCAAGGCGGCCGTCCGGAATTTCGTCCGGGGATGGACCGTCGAACTGAAGGACCGTCGCATCCGGTCCAACGTCCTGAGTCCCGGGCCGATCGCGACGCCGCTGACGGATTCGCAACCGCCGGACACCATCGCGACGATCGCGTCGACCATTCCGATGGGCCGCCTGGGCGAGTCCGGCGAAGTGGCCAAGGCGGCGCTTTTCCTGGCTTCCGACGACTCAAGCTTCGTCACGGGTATCGAACTGTTCGTCGATGGCGGCCGGGCACAGATCTAA
- a CDS encoding DsbA family protein: MALEVVEYTDPACPWAWGSEPKFRWLRAKLEARPGLDLRWRRVYGILFDDNEDPAPDPAAEAAWYDQFVAGVAGHTAAPHAPRLAWVTRTSWPASAAAKAAEAQGSRLAERVLRRLRETTFVLGTPADDTPGVLAAVGDLPGLDVGLLLAAMDSEPVRQAVRDDWRETRRPCAEVLDISAPGPHSGRAKHLEHHVRYALPTLAFTGPRGRFVVPGWRPLDEYAGAVRAATDVVLDAAPPLTPAEALDRFGSLTEPELVLLTGRPEAPREAVAVGPLWTDRHNAAHYVPARGNSAARIDSP; encoded by the coding sequence GTGGCGCTCGAAGTCGTCGAGTACACCGACCCGGCCTGCCCGTGGGCGTGGGGTTCGGAGCCGAAGTTCCGGTGGCTGCGCGCCAAGCTCGAGGCGCGGCCCGGGCTCGACCTCCGCTGGCGCCGGGTGTACGGCATCCTCTTCGACGACAACGAGGACCCCGCGCCGGACCCCGCCGCCGAAGCCGCCTGGTACGACCAGTTCGTCGCCGGGGTCGCCGGGCACACCGCCGCGCCGCACGCGCCCCGGCTGGCCTGGGTGACGCGCACGAGCTGGCCCGCGTCGGCGGCGGCGAAGGCGGCCGAAGCCCAGGGTTCGCGGCTCGCCGAACGCGTCCTGCGGCGGCTGCGCGAAACGACGTTTGTGCTCGGCACCCCGGCCGACGACACCCCGGGCGTGCTCGCCGCCGTCGGCGACCTGCCCGGCCTGGACGTCGGGCTGCTGCTGGCGGCCATGGACAGCGAGCCCGTGCGGCAGGCGGTCCGCGACGACTGGCGCGAAACCCGCCGCCCGTGCGCCGAAGTCCTCGACATCAGCGCGCCGGGACCACACAGCGGCCGCGCGAAGCACCTCGAACACCACGTGCGCTACGCGTTGCCGACGCTGGCGTTCACCGGACCTCGCGGCCGGTTCGTGGTCCCCGGCTGGCGGCCGCTGGACGAATACGCCGGCGCGGTCCGGGCGGCGACGGACGTCGTCCTCGACGCCGCTCCCCCGCTGACCCCGGCCGAAGCCCTCGACCGCTTCGGCAGTCTCACCGAGCCCGAGCTCGTCCTGCTGACCGGGCGGCCGGAGGCGCCACGGGAGGCGGTGGCAGTTGGTCCACTGTGGACCGATCGGCACAACGCGGCCCACTACGTCCCGGCCCGTGGGAACTCGGCCGCGCGCATTGACTCTCCCTGA
- a CDS encoding TetR/AcrR family transcriptional regulator: protein MTNATGSRGRIDKREAILTAAFAVFARLGYDPAGVQEIAAEAGVAKPTVYNHFQDKETLFRAALAAAAEQVAAANLAVVEGITPDGDPRRTLGRAARALARRCCDEQSRALRGLTHVQLGRFPELLTDVHAVTAGRLGDALADRLARLVVAGHLRHCDPAQAAEQFLALLTGPLERRSRLGTRPLPAAEVDEVADQAADTFFRAFAA from the coding sequence GTGACCAACGCGACCGGGTCCCGCGGCCGGATCGACAAACGCGAGGCGATCCTCACCGCCGCCTTCGCCGTCTTCGCCCGGCTCGGCTACGACCCGGCCGGCGTGCAGGAGATCGCCGCCGAGGCCGGCGTCGCGAAACCCACCGTCTACAACCACTTCCAGGACAAAGAGACGCTCTTCCGGGCCGCGCTGGCGGCCGCCGCGGAGCAGGTGGCGGCGGCCAACCTCGCCGTCGTCGAAGGGATCACGCCGGACGGCGACCCGCGGCGGACCCTCGGCCGGGCGGCCCGCGCGCTGGCCCGACGGTGCTGCGACGAGCAGTCCCGCGCGCTGCGCGGCCTGACCCACGTCCAGCTGGGCCGGTTCCCGGAGCTGCTCACCGACGTCCACGCGGTCACGGCGGGACGGCTGGGCGACGCGCTGGCCGACCGCCTGGCCCGGCTCGTCGTCGCCGGGCACCTTCGCCACTGCGATCCGGCGCAGGCCGCCGAGCAGTTCCTCGCGTTGCTCACCGGCCCCCTCGAACGGCGCTCGCGGCTGGGCACGCGGCCACTGCCGGCGGCCGAGGTCGACGAAGTCGCGGACCAGGCGGCCGACACGTTCTTCCGGGCCTTCGCGGCCTGA
- a CDS encoding LLM class flavin-dependent oxidoreductase, with protein sequence MPVEFVGMIGTRDASETRPARGPVIDPGYVRRFARAHEDGGFDRVLIGYGAGWPEGQQVAAFAAAHTERLGLLIAHRPGFVAPTLAARAFATLDHFSGGRVAVHTITGGSDVEQARDGDYLGKDERYERTDEYLEILKRSWTSADAFSHHGKHYRLDGYTPQVRPLQNPRIPVYFGGSSEAAYRVGGKHADVFALWGEPLAETAEQIAAVRAAAKAAGRLTLPGISVSFRPILGPTEDLAWERAQRILDTITASGAAKAAREWRDGGKPTNAGSVRLLAAAAKAERHDRALWTPTATATGAAGNSTALVGTPETVAKALLDYVDIGVTTLLIRGYDPLDDAIDYGRHLLPLVRSELARRERQPAAAAAV encoded by the coding sequence ATGCCCGTCGAGTTCGTCGGCATGATCGGCACCCGGGACGCGAGCGAGACCCGGCCGGCCAGGGGACCGGTGATCGACCCGGGTTACGTCCGGCGGTTCGCCCGCGCCCACGAGGACGGCGGCTTCGACCGCGTGCTGATCGGCTACGGCGCGGGCTGGCCGGAGGGCCAGCAGGTGGCGGCCTTCGCCGCCGCCCACACCGAGCGCCTCGGCCTGCTGATCGCCCACCGCCCGGGGTTCGTCGCGCCGACGCTGGCGGCGCGCGCGTTCGCCACCCTCGACCACTTCAGCGGCGGCCGCGTCGCGGTGCACACCATCACCGGCGGCAGCGACGTCGAGCAGGCCCGCGACGGCGACTACCTCGGCAAGGACGAGCGCTACGAACGCACCGACGAGTACCTGGAGATCCTCAAGCGCTCCTGGACGTCCGCCGACGCGTTCTCCCACCACGGCAAGCACTACCGGCTCGACGGCTACACCCCGCAGGTGCGGCCGCTGCAGAACCCCCGGATCCCGGTGTACTTCGGCGGTTCCTCGGAAGCGGCCTACCGGGTCGGCGGCAAGCACGCCGACGTGTTCGCGCTCTGGGGCGAGCCGCTGGCCGAGACGGCCGAGCAGATCGCCGCGGTCCGGGCCGCGGCCAAGGCCGCCGGACGGCTCACGCTCCCGGGGATCAGCGTGTCGTTCCGCCCGATCCTCGGCCCCACCGAAGACCTCGCCTGGGAACGCGCGCAGCGGATCCTCGACACCATCACCGCGTCCGGCGCGGCGAAGGCGGCCCGCGAGTGGCGCGACGGCGGGAAGCCGACCAACGCCGGCAGCGTCCGGCTGCTCGCCGCGGCCGCGAAGGCCGAACGCCACGACCGTGCACTGTGGACTCCCACCGCCACGGCCACCGGCGCCGCCGGCAACTCCACCGCGCTGGTCGGCACCCCCGAGACGGTGGCCAAGGCGTTGCTGGACTACGTCGACATCGGCGTCACCACGCTGCTGATCCGCGGCTACGACCCGCTCGACGACGCGATCGACTACGGCAGGCACCTGCTGCCGCTGGTCCGCTCGGAGCTCGCCCGCCGCGAGCGGCAGCCGGCCGCGGCGGCCGCCGTATGA
- a CDS encoding LLM class flavin-dependent oxidoreductase, with translation MDISCQFATSLQSPEHIAVAEALGYRRAWLFDTPAQSPDVWAMLALAARETGRIGLGPGVLVPSLRHPMVNASGAAMLAALAPDRVAVAFGTGFNGARALGARPVTWSYLTRYVQAFRGLLRGETVEWDGSPMRMLHPAGYAPARPVEIPVLISALGPKGLAVAHELADGLFTVNNETDHADEFTWAALGIHGTVLEDGEPLDSPRVKAAAGAGHALAYHAAHEFGGDVTRLPGGDQWLKVITAEPGRERHLAIHDRHLIGLNQADEAAWAAGGWSAVPATTVTGSPAHIAEQLARYAGQGVTEIIYQPTGPDIAGELERFFDVAQRRS, from the coding sequence ATGGATATCTCCTGCCAGTTCGCGACCTCGCTGCAGTCGCCCGAGCACATCGCGGTGGCGGAGGCGCTGGGTTACCGCCGGGCGTGGCTGTTCGACACTCCCGCGCAGAGCCCGGACGTCTGGGCGATGCTCGCGCTCGCCGCCCGGGAGACCGGGCGGATCGGGCTCGGCCCCGGTGTTCTCGTCCCCAGCCTGCGCCACCCGATGGTCAACGCGTCGGGCGCGGCGATGCTGGCGGCGCTGGCACCGGACCGGGTCGCGGTCGCGTTCGGGACGGGATTCAACGGCGCCCGCGCTCTTGGCGCGCGTCCGGTGACCTGGTCGTACCTGACGCGGTACGTCCAGGCCTTCCGCGGGCTGCTGCGCGGCGAGACCGTGGAGTGGGACGGCAGTCCGATGAGGATGCTGCACCCCGCCGGCTACGCGCCGGCCCGGCCCGTCGAGATTCCGGTGCTGATCTCGGCGCTCGGCCCGAAGGGGCTGGCCGTCGCCCATGAGCTCGCCGACGGCCTCTTCACCGTGAACAACGAGACCGATCACGCGGACGAGTTCACCTGGGCCGCCCTCGGCATCCACGGCACTGTGCTCGAGGACGGGGAACCGCTGGACTCGCCCCGTGTGAAGGCCGCGGCCGGGGCCGGGCACGCGCTGGCTTACCACGCGGCGCACGAATTCGGCGGCGACGTCACCCGGCTTCCCGGCGGTGACCAGTGGCTGAAGGTCATCACCGCCGAGCCCGGGCGTGAACGCCACCTGGCCATCCACGACCGGCATCTGATCGGGCTCAACCAGGCGGACGAAGCCGCGTGGGCGGCCGGTGGCTGGAGCGCGGTGCCCGCGACGACGGTGACCGGGTCGCCGGCCCACATCGCCGAGCAGCTCGCCCGTTACGCCGGCCAGGGCGTCACCGAGATCATCTATCAACCTACCGGGCCGGACATCGCCGGCGAGCTCGAGCGCTTTTTCGACGTCGCCCAGCGGCGGTCTTGA
- a CDS encoding CocE/NonD family hydrolase has translation MSLSDQRGPFAVSRERDVIMVTRDGKRLLSDIYRPEGVEAAPVLVRRTPYGSRKNDLADKFTEADFYASHGYLTVVQNTRGRFGSEGLWYPFVYEANDGYDAIEWAARLPGSNGRIGTFGQSYGALVQYLAAAQRPEHLITCVPVSAPLAAFENYWYQRGALELNWTLSYFLNMALGALTGSEDADRVARLEKLKADPSMRFSPLRDEALRHLPLTDWIDAFGDTAPFLKDVLHHSADGAYWWAVDLRRQLRNIDVPMLHLGSWYDIANWDTPQYFNGLREHAMSARARENQAMIMGPWAHLLPYSQPTSKGTGDIDFGPEAATSLVAVQLAWFDHYLKGDGRDLPRAPVRVFVMGENRWRDEAQWPLERTTFTALYLHSGGSANTAAGDGTLTTVAPGPEDPDRYHYDPDNPVPTAGGRYVGGGVHDQAKNQARPDVLVYTAPPRDSPIEITGPIDLSLHAATDGVDTDFVAVLCDVHPDGFVQNLAEGIVRGRFRDSFDDPQPMRPDVAYELRVPLGNVSHVVAAGHRIRLQVTSSNFPRWDRNTNTGDPIDQATRTRVAGQSVFHDELRPSRLILPVVPA, from the coding sequence ATGAGCCTGAGCGACCAACGTGGCCCCTTCGCGGTATCGCGCGAACGCGACGTGATCATGGTGACGCGCGACGGTAAACGGCTTCTCTCGGACATCTATCGGCCCGAGGGCGTCGAAGCCGCTCCGGTGCTCGTGCGGCGCACCCCGTATGGCAGCCGGAAAAACGACCTGGCCGACAAGTTCACCGAAGCTGACTTCTACGCATCACACGGCTACCTCACGGTCGTGCAGAACACGCGTGGCCGCTTCGGTTCGGAAGGTCTCTGGTACCCGTTCGTCTACGAGGCGAATGACGGGTACGACGCGATCGAGTGGGCCGCTCGTCTTCCCGGCTCGAACGGCCGGATCGGGACCTTCGGCCAGTCCTACGGGGCGTTGGTGCAGTACCTGGCGGCCGCCCAGCGTCCGGAGCACCTCATCACGTGCGTTCCCGTGTCGGCTCCGCTTGCCGCGTTCGAGAACTATTGGTACCAGCGCGGCGCCCTCGAACTGAACTGGACGTTGAGCTACTTCCTGAACATGGCGCTCGGCGCCTTGACCGGAAGCGAGGATGCCGATCGGGTGGCTCGGCTCGAGAAGCTCAAAGCCGATCCCTCGATGCGATTCTCGCCGCTGCGGGACGAGGCGCTGCGGCACCTGCCGCTGACTGACTGGATCGACGCCTTCGGCGACACCGCGCCGTTCCTGAAGGACGTGCTGCACCACTCGGCCGACGGCGCGTACTGGTGGGCGGTCGACCTGCGCCGCCAGCTCCGCAACATCGACGTTCCCATGCTCCATCTCGGCTCGTGGTACGACATCGCGAACTGGGACACGCCGCAGTACTTCAACGGTCTGCGCGAGCACGCGATGTCCGCACGCGCGCGGGAGAACCAGGCGATGATCATGGGCCCGTGGGCGCATCTGCTGCCGTACAGCCAGCCGACCTCGAAGGGCACCGGCGACATCGACTTCGGGCCGGAGGCCGCGACGTCCTTGGTGGCCGTGCAACTCGCGTGGTTCGACCACTACCTCAAGGGCGACGGACGGGATCTTCCCCGGGCGCCCGTCCGCGTCTTCGTCATGGGTGAGAACCGCTGGCGTGACGAGGCGCAGTGGCCGCTGGAGCGGACCACGTTCACCGCGCTCTACCTCCACAGTGGAGGATCGGCCAACACCGCGGCCGGGGACGGGACGCTGACCACGGTGGCGCCGGGCCCGGAAGATCCCGACCGCTACCACTATGACCCGGATAATCCCGTCCCGACCGCCGGTGGGCGATACGTGGGCGGCGGCGTCCACGACCAGGCCAAGAACCAGGCTCGGCCCGATGTCCTGGTCTACACCGCCCCGCCGCGGGATTCGCCCATTGAGATCACCGGCCCGATCGATTTGTCTCTGCACGCCGCGACCGATGGCGTCGACACGGATTTCGTCGCGGTCCTGTGTGATGTTCACCCGGACGGTTTCGTGCAGAACCTGGCGGAGGGGATCGTGCGCGGGCGGTTCCGTGACTCGTTCGACGATCCGCAGCCGATGCGGCCGGACGTGGCCTACGAACTGCGCGTGCCGCTGGGCAATGTCAGCCACGTCGTCGCCGCCGGACATCGGATTCGGCTGCAGGTCACGTCGAGCAACTTCCCGCGATGGGACCGCAATACCAACACGGGCGACCCGATCGACCAGGCGACGCGTACCCGGGTCGCCGGACAGTCCGTGTTCCACGACGAGCTACGGCCGTCCCGCCTCATCCTGCCCGTCGTGCCGGCGTGA
- a CDS encoding RrF2 family transcriptional regulator: protein MRISARADYAIRVLLELAADTSRPITCEAVASTQDIPARFIKAVLRDLRQAGLVRSQRGCEGGYWLAGDAAEITVRDAVVAVDGEFLSVRGEPRPALAYHGTAAGLTPFWSGVESGLAAILRATTIADLLTGAATGRVAT from the coding sequence ATGCGCATCTCGGCCAGGGCGGACTACGCGATCCGGGTCCTGCTGGAGCTGGCCGCGGACACCTCGCGGCCGATCACCTGCGAGGCCGTCGCGTCCACCCAGGACATTCCGGCACGGTTCATCAAGGCCGTCCTGCGCGACCTGCGCCAGGCCGGGCTGGTCCGCAGCCAGCGCGGCTGCGAAGGCGGCTACTGGCTGGCCGGGGACGCGGCGGAGATCACCGTGCGCGACGCCGTCGTGGCGGTCGACGGCGAGTTCCTCTCCGTCCGCGGCGAACCGCGGCCGGCACTGGCCTACCACGGCACCGCCGCCGGCCTCACGCCGTTCTGGTCCGGCGTCGAGTCCGGCCTGGCCGCGATCCTGCGCGCGACGACGATCGCCGACCTGCTCACCGGCGCGGCCACCGGCCGCGTCGCCACCTGA
- a CDS encoding cupin domain-containing protein: MTDLWHQPLRHIRGADLTGDTNQTTGMKRLEAISGKTVGSRKVWMGETHVAPVTNSGDHHHGEAETAIYVKSGHPVFVFADGDEEIRIEAGPGDYIFVPPYVPHREENPADEEAVVVIARSSQEGIVVNLPSLWSPVDVPAD; the protein is encoded by the coding sequence ATGACCGACCTCTGGCACCAGCCCCTGCGGCACATCCGCGGCGCGGACCTCACCGGCGACACCAACCAGACGACCGGGATGAAGCGCCTGGAGGCGATCTCCGGCAAGACCGTCGGATCGCGGAAGGTCTGGATGGGCGAGACGCACGTCGCGCCGGTCACCAACTCCGGCGACCACCACCACGGCGAGGCCGAGACGGCGATCTACGTCAAGTCCGGCCACCCCGTGTTCGTCTTCGCCGACGGCGACGAGGAGATCCGCATCGAGGCCGGGCCCGGCGACTACATCTTCGTGCCGCCGTACGTGCCGCACCGCGAGGAGAACCCGGCCGACGAAGAGGCGGTCGTGGTCATCGCGCGCAGCAGTCAGGAAGGCATCGTGGTCAACTTGCCGAGCCTCTGGTCCCCGGTCGACGTCCCCGCGGACTGA
- a CDS encoding alpha/beta fold hydrolase yields the protein MNQSASTGHVKQPTVVFVHGFLDDGHTWDEVAAGLPWASAQVELGEVPSPTLDAFGEYVTAFLDNEVTGDVVLVGQSMGSQVAELVSVRRPERVVGLVLLAPVPLGGISLPAEMAGALRTCGGQQEQQRGIRTQLSANLPEDKMSRLLDSGLRLTPDWVAATFNAWSGGHPEGAGPTRAGAPVEIIVGDSDPVIRGELLDDLILARFPGASLVTITSSGHWPHVEQPAQVVDALSRFVRRMS from the coding sequence ATGAACCAGTCAGCGTCGACCGGTCACGTCAAACAACCGACCGTCGTCTTCGTGCACGGCTTCCTCGACGACGGGCACACGTGGGACGAGGTGGCCGCCGGACTTCCCTGGGCGAGCGCGCAGGTGGAACTCGGCGAAGTCCCGTCTCCCACCCTGGACGCCTTCGGCGAATACGTCACTGCCTTCCTGGACAACGAGGTGACCGGCGACGTCGTCCTGGTCGGCCAGAGCATGGGCAGCCAGGTGGCCGAGCTCGTGAGCGTGCGCCGCCCGGAGCGCGTCGTGGGCCTCGTCCTCCTGGCCCCGGTGCCGCTCGGGGGAATCAGCCTGCCCGCCGAGATGGCGGGCGCGCTCCGCACTTGCGGGGGACAGCAGGAGCAGCAACGCGGGATCCGGACGCAGCTCTCGGCGAACCTGCCGGAGGACAAGATGTCACGGCTGCTCGATTCGGGTCTGCGGCTCACGCCGGACTGGGTGGCCGCGACCTTCAACGCCTGGAGCGGCGGGCATCCGGAGGGCGCCGGGCCGACCCGGGCCGGTGCCCCGGTCGAGATCATCGTGGGCGACAGCGATCCGGTCATCCGCGGTGAGCTTCTCGACGACCTGATCCTGGCTCGTTTCCCCGGGGCAAGCCTGGTGACGATCACGTCCAGCGGCCATTGGCCCCACGTCGAGCAGCCGGCGCAGGTCGTGGACGCGCTCTCCCGGTTTGTGAGGAGGATGTCATGA